A stretch of the Arthrobacter sp. PAMC 25486 genome encodes the following:
- a CDS encoding copper homeostasis protein CutC — protein sequence MTDLEIAVQGAAGGGSSSVVPGTHHWRPALEIAVQDPVGAHMAALAGADRLELCTGLSTGGLTPSPGLVRAVVDAAGPGRVHVLVRPREGGFVYGPAEVDLMVQDVRMLTATDGVAGVVVGALVSGGALDVNATARMVEAAGALEVTFHRAIDVCPDPLALLDGLLELGVARVLTSGCAARSIDGIETIAALAQRAGNRLQIQAGGGVRIEDFPALLAAGAAAVHLSARRQETSAGPSGPGGGSQAFDVTDPLIVTQAVAAVAALR from the coding sequence ATGACTGATTTGGAAATTGCCGTCCAAGGTGCCGCGGGTGGCGGGTCCTCAAGCGTGGTCCCCGGCACTCATCACTGGCGGCCCGCACTGGAGATTGCTGTGCAAGATCCGGTGGGGGCCCACATGGCGGCACTGGCCGGGGCGGACCGGTTGGAATTGTGCACCGGCCTGTCCACCGGCGGGCTGACCCCTTCGCCGGGCCTCGTTCGCGCGGTCGTTGACGCGGCCGGTCCCGGGCGGGTGCATGTATTGGTGCGGCCCCGCGAGGGCGGCTTTGTATACGGTCCCGCCGAAGTGGACCTCATGGTGCAGGACGTGCGGATGTTGACAGCCACCGACGGTGTTGCCGGTGTCGTGGTGGGCGCCCTCGTCTCCGGCGGTGCGCTGGATGTTAACGCCACGGCCCGCATGGTCGAGGCCGCCGGGGCACTGGAGGTCACGTTCCACCGGGCCATCGACGTCTGCCCTGACCCCCTGGCTCTGCTCGATGGACTGTTGGAACTCGGCGTTGCCCGCGTCCTGACATCCGGCTGTGCCGCCCGCAGCATCGACGGCATCGAAACCATTGCGGCGTTGGCGCAGAGGGCGGGCAACCGTCTGCAAATCCAGGCCGGCGGGGGAGTGCGGATCGAGGACTTCCCCGCCCTCCTGGCAGCCGGTGCAGCGGCGGTCCACTTATCCGCACGCCGGCAGGAAACCTCGGCCGGGCCCAGTGGCCCCGGCGGCGGCAGTCAGGCCTTTGACGTGACCGATCCGCTGATTGTTACCCA
- a CDS encoding M81 family metallopeptidase, whose amino-acid sequence MTAPLDATDLPEQSEVWCPPLAPLQDGGLSRPRIGIAGISIESSTFSPHISGTEAFTVRRGDDLIDYYSFLDEGRELREAAEWVPLMHARSLPGGAVDADLYVAFREEIVERIKNAGHLDALFFDIHGAMSVIGRQDAEGDLAQHVRAALGDSVLVSTSMDLHGNVSWELLESVDLITCYRMAPHEDEMNTKERAVHNLLTRLRSGNGADVRKRRPIKAWVPVPVLLPGEKTSTRIEPAKGIYDQVPPVAALDGVVDAAIWVGYAWADEPRCQAYVVVTGDDEAVIRREAERLAALYWDARDDFAFVAETATLAGGIEAAIAAGAPRPYFLSDTGDNPTAGGAGDVTWTLAQLIGSETLAEADVRLVHASIFDAGAVAQAVAAGVGGSVDLEAGARVDHNAHGPVRLAGTVYSITEGDPTAGTQAVIQVGNVFAIVTEHRKPFHHIADFAQLGLDPAEFDVIVVKIGYLEPELFEAAAGWKLALTPGGVDQDLLRLGHTHLSDGVFPFAADNASPALTAHIHRR is encoded by the coding sequence ATGACTGCACCACTAGATGCCACAGACCTGCCTGAACAATCAGAGGTCTGGTGCCCGCCGTTGGCACCGCTGCAAGACGGCGGATTGTCCCGCCCACGGATCGGCATTGCCGGGATCTCCATCGAATCCAGCACCTTTTCCCCTCACATCAGTGGAACGGAAGCCTTCACCGTCCGCCGAGGCGATGACCTGATTGACTACTATTCCTTCCTCGACGAGGGCCGGGAGCTGCGAGAGGCGGCGGAGTGGGTGCCGCTCATGCATGCCCGATCGCTCCCCGGCGGTGCGGTGGACGCCGACCTGTATGTTGCGTTCCGGGAAGAAATTGTTGAACGGATCAAAAACGCAGGCCACCTGGACGCCCTGTTCTTCGACATCCACGGAGCCATGAGCGTCATTGGCCGACAAGATGCCGAAGGGGACCTTGCCCAACATGTGCGTGCAGCCCTCGGGGACAGCGTCCTTGTTTCAACCTCCATGGACTTGCACGGAAACGTGTCGTGGGAGCTGTTGGAAAGCGTCGACCTCATCACGTGCTACCGCATGGCCCCGCATGAGGATGAGATGAACACCAAGGAGCGAGCTGTCCACAACCTGTTGACGCGCCTGCGCTCCGGAAATGGCGCCGATGTCCGGAAGCGGCGCCCGATAAAGGCCTGGGTGCCAGTTCCCGTGCTGCTGCCCGGGGAAAAGACCAGCACCCGGATCGAGCCGGCCAAGGGCATTTATGATCAGGTCCCGCCCGTAGCCGCGCTGGATGGTGTCGTTGACGCCGCCATCTGGGTCGGCTACGCCTGGGCCGATGAGCCACGGTGCCAGGCCTACGTCGTCGTTACCGGCGATGACGAGGCAGTCATTCGGCGAGAAGCGGAACGGCTGGCCGCCCTGTACTGGGATGCCCGGGATGACTTTGCTTTCGTGGCAGAGACCGCCACCTTGGCAGGGGGCATAGAGGCAGCCATCGCAGCGGGTGCGCCACGGCCGTATTTCCTGTCCGACACCGGTGACAACCCGACAGCAGGGGGAGCAGGGGACGTGACCTGGACGCTGGCCCAATTGATCGGCAGCGAAACCCTTGCGGAGGCTGATGTCCGGCTGGTCCATGCGTCGATTTTCGACGCCGGAGCGGTCGCGCAAGCCGTTGCCGCAGGTGTCGGCGGGTCTGTGGATTTGGAAGCCGGCGCGCGGGTGGACCACAACGCCCACGGTCCCGTGCGCCTCGCAGGAACCGTCTACTCCATCACCGAAGGTGACCCCACGGCTGGCACACAGGCCGTGATTCAGGTGGGCAACGTGTTCGCGATTGTGACCGAACACCGCAAGCCTTTCCATCACATCGCGGATTTCGCCCAGCTTGGACTGGATCCGGCCGAGTTCGATGTCATCGTGGTCAAGATTGGTTATCTGGAGCCGGAACTGTTCGAGGCCGCTGCAGGCTGGAAGCTCGCTCTCACCCCTGGCGGGGTGGACCAGGATTTGTTGCGTCTGGGTCATACCCACCTGTCCGACGGCGTGTTCCCCTTTGCCGCCGACAACGCATCACCGGCGCTCACCGCCCACATCCACCGCCGCTAG
- a CDS encoding arylsulfatase: protein MAQPNVVVVLADDLGWGDLSCYGAERINTPNLDSLAQCGVRFTDSHASSAVCTPSRYSLMTGSYPWRSPLKSGVLGGLDPAIIGAEEATLAKDFQEAGYATGAFGKWHMGLDWTALDGSKRDAFATNFTAQMQGHGRDINYEVPFTGGPTDLGFEHYFGIAGSLDMPPYCFLDHDRAVGLPLEEKTDLVTSQRPGLQSPGWRDDAVDTTVVAKAAEWITQQRQVGQPFFAYVATAAPHRPCVPPEFIQGSSNAGVRGDGVVLVDWMVGQLLEALGEDRENTIFIFTSDNGAPTMFPEDGDVEVHRPNGPWRGQKADAWEAGHRVPLIVAGPGLKAGEVCTDLVSLMDVRATLADLLSGPEAGVEAEKPQFTRMADGVSFARALAADSSSMADSRILGHQAFDGTLVLRSGPGKAIFGTGSGGFSEPVGAPDDTGRGAGQFYNLDTDPTETTNLWAEKNNKALDMIETFERSTGFIRGTR, encoded by the coding sequence GTGGCCCAACCGAATGTAGTGGTGGTCTTGGCCGATGATCTGGGCTGGGGCGACCTCTCCTGCTATGGGGCGGAAAGAATCAACACCCCGAATTTGGACAGCCTGGCCCAGTGCGGAGTGCGGTTTACGGACTCGCACGCCTCATCGGCCGTCTGCACCCCCAGCCGGTACAGCTTGATGACCGGCTCCTATCCCTGGCGCAGCCCCCTGAAGAGCGGGGTTCTTGGTGGGCTGGATCCTGCCATCATCGGAGCGGAGGAAGCTACGTTGGCCAAGGACTTCCAAGAAGCCGGTTATGCCACCGGTGCATTCGGAAAGTGGCATATGGGGCTCGACTGGACAGCATTGGACGGGTCCAAACGGGACGCATTTGCGACTAATTTTACGGCGCAAATGCAGGGGCACGGGCGAGACATCAATTATGAGGTGCCTTTTACCGGCGGTCCCACGGATTTGGGGTTTGAACACTACTTTGGGATTGCCGGATCCCTCGACATGCCACCGTACTGTTTCCTCGACCATGACCGGGCTGTTGGGCTGCCGCTGGAAGAGAAAACAGACTTGGTTACATCCCAGCGCCCCGGACTGCAGAGCCCGGGCTGGCGGGATGACGCCGTCGACACCACCGTTGTTGCCAAAGCTGCCGAATGGATCACGCAACAGCGCCAAGTCGGACAGCCGTTCTTTGCCTACGTGGCCACAGCGGCTCCGCACAGGCCCTGTGTGCCCCCGGAATTCATCCAGGGAAGCTCCAACGCCGGCGTGCGCGGCGACGGAGTCGTCCTGGTGGACTGGATGGTGGGGCAATTGCTGGAGGCATTGGGAGAAGACCGCGAGAACACAATCTTCATCTTCACCTCCGACAACGGCGCTCCCACCATGTTCCCGGAAGACGGTGATGTGGAAGTGCACCGTCCCAACGGACCCTGGCGCGGTCAAAAGGCTGATGCCTGGGAAGCCGGACACCGGGTGCCCCTGATCGTGGCCGGACCCGGACTCAAAGCTGGCGAAGTCTGCACAGACCTGGTCAGTCTCATGGATGTGCGCGCAACCCTCGCTGACTTGCTGTCCGGTCCGGAAGCTGGCGTTGAGGCGGAGAAACCCCAATTCACCAGAATGGCCGACGGGGTCTCCTTTGCCCGCGCACTTGCCGCGGATTCAAGCAGCATGGCTGACAGCCGAATACTGGGGCATCAGGCTTTCGATGGAACCCTGGTACTTCGCAGCGGCCCGGGCAAGGCCATCTTTGGCACAGGATCGGGAGGGTTCTCCGAACCTGTGGGCGCGCCCGATGACACGGGCCGTGGTGCGGGACAGTTCTATAACTTGGACACGGATCCCACAGAGACCACCAACCTTTGGGCCGAGAAGAATAACAAGGCACTGGACATGATTGAAACCTTTGAGCGCTCCACCGGATTCATACGAGGAACACGATGA
- a CDS encoding ROK family protein, with product MSPEWIGVDIGGTKIAAGLVDANGQVLARVQKATPEGEQAIANTVVEAILELQPEVSGTLVGIAVPGYVSTDHRSVLYAANLELENTKLADLIEAKLDITCLVINDANAALWAEFRFGAARTAQNVAMVTIGTGIGGGLLINGQLVAGAHGWAGEIGHMVVDPGGRACGCGSRGCLDRYASGSTLTKHAQTSEDFAEIARWLGFGLSQVSMLLDPDLILLGGGVSAAGAALVKPTQEKLAELLAEHGRDLAPQVRSAELGPDAGFIGAAAYAADNARVSPDRSLPLAHGLLN from the coding sequence GTGAGCCCCGAGTGGATAGGTGTTGATATCGGCGGTACAAAAATTGCCGCCGGACTGGTCGATGCCAATGGGCAGGTCCTGGCACGGGTTCAAAAGGCAACACCTGAAGGTGAACAGGCCATCGCCAACACCGTCGTGGAGGCCATTCTGGAGCTGCAACCGGAGGTGAGCGGGACCCTGGTGGGTATTGCGGTGCCGGGCTACGTCTCCACGGACCACCGGTCCGTTCTGTATGCAGCGAACCTGGAACTGGAAAACACGAAACTGGCCGACCTGATTGAAGCGAAGCTGGACATCACCTGTCTGGTCATTAATGATGCCAACGCCGCGTTATGGGCTGAGTTCAGGTTCGGAGCAGCCCGAACGGCACAGAATGTGGCCATGGTGACCATTGGGACGGGAATCGGCGGTGGACTGCTGATCAACGGGCAGCTGGTTGCTGGCGCCCACGGCTGGGCCGGAGAGATCGGGCACATGGTCGTGGATCCCGGAGGACGTGCCTGCGGGTGCGGCAGCCGTGGCTGCCTGGACAGGTACGCCAGCGGAAGCACCCTGACCAAGCATGCCCAGACCTCTGAGGACTTCGCGGAGATTGCTCGATGGCTCGGGTTTGGTCTCAGCCAGGTCTCCATGCTGCTGGACCCTGACTTGATACTGCTCGGTGGAGGGGTCAGTGCCGCCGGTGCGGCGCTAGTGAAGCCAACACAAGAGAAATTGGCGGAACTCCTCGCCGAACACGGCCGCGATTTGGCCCCGCAGGTCCGCTCAGCCGAGCTGGGCCCTGATGCTGGATTCATTGGGGCGGCCGCTTACGCCGCAGACAATGCGAGGGTCTCTCCCGACCGCTCGCTGCCCCTTGCACATGGATTGTTGAACTAG
- a CDS encoding alpha-L-fucosidase, whose protein sequence is MINFEDRVGPDFGEHNPTYPEWNFPTWLADAKFGIFVHWGLYSVPAWAEVGDLPTAVEDAYRDHQYAEWYGNTVRVEGSSAQAYQRATFGEGTSYEDLADVWTAEKFDADDCVALFRQAGARYVVPTAKHHDGFCLWATDTTPFNSAVRGPRRDLMQEFADSSRSAGLKFGSYFSGALDWHVSDFRAIDSDADIFRLRRNDEDFARYSHAQAVELIQRFSPDILWNDIEWPDGGKSDSEFGVAALFREYQRSVPEGIVNDRWGVPSHGYLTREYSDIGGLSDKNWESCRGLGKSFGVNQQETAADVLSVAELVQHLVSVVSRNGNFLLNIGLAADGSVPAIYRDRLLGLGAWLDVNGQAIYNTRTWTGTLNEQQQRHYAVTVGPEATYLCVLAPDAELAPAPLDVAGGSWLGAGDGAVDGVVVPAALRGEPIAVLSIPHRSSDVELP, encoded by the coding sequence GTGATTAATTTTGAGGACCGTGTTGGGCCTGACTTTGGCGAACACAACCCCACCTATCCCGAGTGGAATTTTCCCACGTGGCTCGCCGACGCAAAATTCGGCATCTTCGTCCACTGGGGGCTGTACTCCGTTCCGGCCTGGGCTGAGGTGGGCGACTTGCCGACCGCGGTTGAGGACGCCTACCGGGACCACCAGTATGCGGAATGGTATGGCAACACGGTGCGTGTTGAAGGCAGCAGTGCGCAGGCCTACCAGCGCGCCACCTTCGGCGAGGGAACCAGTTATGAAGACCTGGCTGATGTGTGGACGGCAGAGAAGTTCGACGCCGATGACTGCGTTGCGCTTTTCCGGCAGGCAGGCGCCAGGTACGTTGTGCCGACGGCCAAACATCATGATGGATTCTGCCTGTGGGCAACCGACACTACGCCCTTCAACAGTGCGGTTCGTGGCCCCCGGCGTGATCTCATGCAGGAGTTTGCCGATTCATCCCGCTCCGCCGGGCTCAAGTTTGGCAGCTACTTTTCAGGTGCACTCGACTGGCATGTGAGCGATTTCAGGGCTATTGATTCAGATGCCGACATCTTCCGGCTGCGCCGCAACGATGAAGATTTCGCTCGCTACTCCCACGCCCAGGCGGTGGAACTCATCCAGCGCTTTTCCCCCGACATCCTGTGGAATGACATTGAATGGCCGGACGGGGGAAAGTCAGACTCCGAGTTCGGTGTGGCGGCACTGTTCCGCGAATACCAAAGGTCAGTGCCGGAAGGCATCGTCAATGACCGCTGGGGTGTTCCCTCCCATGGCTACCTGACACGGGAATACAGTGACATCGGCGGGCTCTCGGACAAAAACTGGGAGAGCTGCCGAGGACTGGGCAAGTCCTTCGGCGTCAACCAGCAGGAGACGGCAGCCGACGTCCTCAGCGTGGCTGAACTGGTGCAGCACCTCGTTTCCGTTGTTTCGCGCAACGGCAACTTCCTGCTGAACATCGGTCTTGCAGCCGATGGCTCCGTTCCCGCGATCTACCGCGACCGGTTGTTGGGCCTCGGCGCCTGGTTGGATGTCAACGGCCAGGCCATCTACAACACCCGGACATGGACGGGAACGCTCAATGAGCAGCAGCAACGGCACTATGCCGTCACAGTCGGACCGGAGGCAACATACCTGTGTGTCCTGGCTCCTGACGCTGAGCTTGCACCGGCACCGCTGGACGTTGCCGGAGGAAGCTGGCTTGGTGCCGGGGATGGTGCCGTGGACGGTGTGGTTGTTCCGGCTGCGCTCCGCGGGGAACCCATCGCCGTTCTGAGCATCCCGCACCGATCATCGGATGTTGAGCTGCCGTGA
- a CDS encoding carbohydrate ABC transporter permease, producing MTNIQVQAKASRSNKDTGRTGPRFRPFKFGSEILLAIVAILFLFPIIFTFFSALKPNGEIFSQPPTLIGSEIRWQNFIEVFNYTPFFRFIVNGLIVSVAGTLIVLAVSSLAAYSFGILKWRNRDKYMLLYLATMMIPQEVLVIPMFLLMQKLGWINTWQALILPWAFGAFGVFLLRQFFLGIPYELVEASRMDGCSQWRTFTRIILPLAKPSLAVLGVWTFITFWNSFLWPLIVVNDVNELGNVSLGLQTFFGEHGNSWNLVMAASVIAILPTLIMVIALQKHLVKGIATVGLAGR from the coding sequence ATGACTAATATTCAAGTCCAGGCCAAGGCCTCGCGCTCGAACAAAGACACTGGAAGAACGGGGCCGCGCTTCCGCCCGTTCAAGTTTGGCAGTGAAATCCTGCTGGCCATCGTGGCCATCCTGTTTCTGTTCCCCATCATCTTCACCTTCTTCTCAGCCCTGAAGCCGAACGGTGAAATATTCTCCCAGCCACCTACCCTGATAGGTTCTGAGATCCGGTGGCAGAACTTCATTGAAGTCTTCAACTACACACCATTTTTCCGCTTCATCGTTAACGGGCTGATCGTGTCGGTTGCCGGCACACTGATTGTCTTGGCTGTTTCATCACTCGCCGCCTACAGCTTTGGAATTCTCAAGTGGCGCAATCGTGACAAGTACATGCTGCTTTACCTGGCCACCATGATGATTCCCCAAGAAGTGCTGGTCATTCCCATGTTCTTGTTGATGCAGAAACTGGGCTGGATCAACACCTGGCAGGCACTGATTCTCCCATGGGCCTTCGGCGCCTTCGGGGTGTTCCTCCTGCGGCAGTTCTTCCTCGGCATCCCCTATGAACTGGTGGAAGCATCCAGGATGGATGGCTGCAGCCAATGGCGGACCTTTACCCGGATCATCCTGCCACTGGCCAAGCCATCACTGGCCGTGCTGGGCGTCTGGACGTTCATCACATTCTGGAACAGTTTCCTGTGGCCGCTGATTGTGGTCAACGACGTCAATGAACTCGGCAACGTGTCCCTGGGCCTGCAGACGTTCTTCGGGGAACACGGAAACTCCTGGAACCTCGTGATGGCGGCATCCGTCATAGCCATTCTTCCCACCCTGATCATGGTGATAGCCCTGCAAAAGCACCTGGTCAAGGGCATCGCGACTGTTGGTCTGGCCGGCCGCTAG
- a CDS encoding carbohydrate ABC transporter permease, translated as MTAITTKTAPRRIPDPVAPKKRKDSDSRSALGFLTPSAIGMTVFILFPTILAIATSFFNWPTFGEVTFAGLDNYRNLFAPGSQFTAALINTFVFTIVVVPVNLVLTLSTAFWVATSRFSRLYRVLFFLPVVTPTVATAVIWKLIYQPNGLIDSTLQSWFGIHMPNVLGDSSTALLAVVVVIVWQGFGYNMLIFSAAIDQLPQDIIDASMLDGAHGLGQLLRIKIPLLTPAIFFASTVTMISAFQIFSEPFVMTAGGPGTSTVTVVMNVYQTAFQGGELGAAAAPAIILFALILIVTMVQWLGQKKWVHYD; from the coding sequence GTGACGGCAATAACAACTAAAACCGCGCCACGTAGGATCCCCGATCCTGTTGCGCCAAAGAAGCGGAAGGACTCTGATTCCCGTTCGGCGCTGGGGTTCCTAACCCCCAGCGCCATCGGGATGACGGTATTCATCCTCTTCCCCACCATCTTGGCCATCGCCACGAGCTTCTTCAACTGGCCCACATTTGGGGAAGTGACATTTGCCGGACTGGACAACTACCGCAATCTTTTTGCGCCCGGAAGCCAGTTCACTGCCGCCCTGATCAACACCTTCGTGTTCACCATCGTGGTTGTCCCGGTAAATCTCGTTCTGACGCTGTCAACGGCGTTCTGGGTCGCCACCAGCCGCTTCAGCCGGCTGTATAGGGTCTTGTTTTTCCTGCCGGTGGTTACACCAACAGTGGCCACAGCCGTCATCTGGAAATTGATCTACCAGCCCAACGGCTTGATTGATTCGACCTTGCAGTCATGGTTTGGCATCCACATGCCCAACGTCCTTGGTGACAGCAGCACTGCCCTTCTCGCCGTTGTGGTTGTCATCGTGTGGCAGGGCTTTGGCTACAACATGCTGATTTTCTCGGCAGCCATTGACCAGCTGCCCCAAGACATCATTGATGCGTCTATGTTGGACGGTGCCCACGGGCTGGGCCAGCTGCTCCGGATCAAGATTCCGCTGCTGACACCGGCCATCTTCTTTGCCTCAACCGTCACGATGATTTCGGCGTTCCAAATATTCTCCGAACCATTTGTGATGACCGCAGGAGGCCCTGGAACCTCCACCGTGACCGTGGTCATGAACGTCTACCAAACAGCTTTCCAAGGTGGCGAACTCGGTGCCGCAGCCGCCCCCGCCATCATTCTCTTTGCCTTGATCCTAATCGTCACGATGGTTCAGTGGCTGGGACAGAAGAAATGGGTTCACTATGACTAA
- a CDS encoding ABC transporter substrate-binding protein — translation MKLATKLTAIALGGALALGASACGSAAPSDGGKAGGEVSLDWSFWSQGDEGNQTWKDLAAQVTDKYPNIKVNLTTAPFSDYFTKMQSQLASGTAPCIVSMQSLRLPAFAKAMTPLEGDLAKAAGFDESEWQAGALKALQNGDKQYALPYGLSTMVMYYNKDAFKAAGVDEPKDGWTTDEFVAAAEKITAATGKPAFGQTFSDLHMSAQLLAYNGAKPVSAEGELQMTDPAFESAFSWYTGLATEKKISSIPASSSDVPWGEQQFVAGNVAMAVDGSWNMKSNVTDAAGFQVGVVTLPQGTDGGGTFSANSGFGISSTCKNKTEAAQAIGVLTDAQSQMASANAGNLPARTAAVPAFIEGLKKDVDPTNPGYSDQVSVVTEAASESATPFISTSNWDKVTKLMAQQFQQAFGGKSTPAEALQNVQQSGAK, via the coding sequence ATGAAATTAGCAACGAAGCTAACTGCAATTGCGCTGGGTGGCGCGCTTGCACTGGGCGCCAGCGCGTGCGGTTCCGCGGCTCCCTCAGACGGTGGCAAGGCCGGCGGCGAAGTTTCCTTGGACTGGTCCTTCTGGTCCCAGGGCGATGAAGGCAACCAGACGTGGAAAGACCTGGCCGCCCAGGTCACCGACAAGTACCCGAATATCAAGGTGAACCTGACCACGGCGCCCTTCTCCGACTATTTCACCAAGATGCAGTCGCAGCTGGCCTCGGGTACCGCTCCTTGCATCGTCAGCATGCAGAGCCTGCGACTTCCCGCCTTCGCCAAGGCTATGACCCCCCTCGAGGGCGACCTGGCCAAGGCTGCCGGTTTCGATGAGTCGGAATGGCAGGCCGGTGCCCTGAAGGCGCTGCAAAACGGTGACAAGCAGTACGCCCTGCCCTATGGCCTCTCCACCATGGTCATGTACTACAACAAGGATGCATTCAAGGCCGCCGGCGTTGACGAGCCCAAGGATGGCTGGACCACCGACGAATTCGTCGCTGCGGCCGAGAAGATCACGGCTGCAACCGGCAAGCCCGCCTTCGGCCAGACGTTCTCCGACCTGCACATGTCGGCACAGCTTCTCGCCTACAACGGCGCCAAGCCAGTCTCCGCCGAGGGCGAGCTGCAGATGACGGACCCTGCGTTTGAATCCGCCTTCTCCTGGTACACCGGACTCGCGACTGAGAAGAAGATCAGCAGCATCCCCGCAAGCTCCTCCGACGTGCCGTGGGGCGAGCAGCAGTTCGTTGCAGGCAACGTGGCAATGGCTGTTGACGGCTCATGGAACATGAAGAGCAACGTCACTGACGCAGCCGGATTCCAGGTTGGCGTTGTGACCCTGCCCCAGGGCACCGACGGCGGTGGAACGTTCTCAGCCAACTCAGGATTCGGCATCTCCTCCACGTGCAAGAACAAGACCGAAGCCGCCCAGGCAATCGGTGTGCTCACCGACGCCCAGTCTCAGATGGCATCAGCCAATGCCGGCAACCTGCCAGCCCGCACCGCGGCCGTCCCTGCCTTTATCGAAGGCTTGAAGAAGGACGTCGACCCGACGAACCCCGGCTACTCCGATCAGGTATCGGTTGTGACTGAGGCTGCCTCGGAATCGGCAACACCGTTCATCAGCACCAGCAACTGGGACAAGGTCACCAAGTTGATGGCGCAGCAGTTCCAGCAGGCCTTCGGCGGCAAGAGCACGCCCGCTGAGGCGCTGCAGAACGTCCAGCAAAGTGGAGCGAAGTAA
- a CDS encoding ROK family transcriptional regulator: MLGLLGQTGKLSRSEIAKLLSLGPATVTAQVRKLISDGYVRELAVDARSGAGRPRIPVELIPDAALVIGVSVTPTSLITVTMLIDGTILNARSHVFDPSQHVVEQFSGVVNDQRAALDHPERVIAVGISISGAVDQALSTVRISTTLNWQDFDLGPQLQRAVGLPVFVSNDLFALSTREVSFGFGHDRDDFLLLGLGYGVGLGIVNRRRVFSGSGGSSTEFGHMSVDINGPLCVCGNYGCLQVYAGLAELLQQAPGHPAAGNLAQLQARLEVDPDRELVEFMQEIGHRLGRSVGGIVNLLGIGTIIIAGETTCLWPAMSEGFNRGLHGTVLKFLHPVEVTVKTWTESEDAVGAAGLALHNAISLNVPLHARGRLPQTATE, from the coding sequence ATACTCGGGCTTTTGGGGCAGACAGGCAAATTGAGCCGCAGTGAAATCGCCAAGCTGCTGAGTCTGGGGCCGGCAACCGTCACCGCGCAAGTCCGGAAACTCATCTCAGATGGATACGTCCGTGAGCTGGCCGTGGACGCGCGATCCGGAGCAGGACGGCCCCGGATCCCGGTGGAGCTAATTCCGGACGCCGCCCTGGTCATCGGTGTCAGTGTGACCCCGACGAGCTTGATCACCGTGACCATGCTGATCGACGGCACCATCCTCAATGCCCGGTCCCACGTTTTTGACCCTTCACAACACGTGGTGGAGCAATTCAGTGGTGTAGTGAATGACCAGCGGGCGGCATTGGATCACCCGGAGCGTGTGATTGCCGTGGGGATCTCCATCTCGGGTGCCGTTGACCAGGCACTGTCGACGGTTCGAATCTCCACGACGTTGAATTGGCAGGACTTTGATCTTGGCCCCCAGCTGCAGCGGGCCGTCGGTCTTCCCGTCTTCGTCTCAAATGACTTGTTTGCTTTGTCTACCCGCGAGGTCAGTTTTGGGTTCGGTCACGACAGGGATGATTTTCTTCTGCTGGGCCTTGGCTACGGCGTCGGCCTGGGCATCGTCAACCGGCGGCGGGTGTTCAGTGGCTCGGGGGGCTCATCAACTGAGTTTGGCCACATGTCCGTGGACATCAACGGGCCGCTGTGTGTTTGCGGTAACTACGGCTGCCTTCAGGTTTACGCAGGCCTGGCGGAGCTTCTGCAGCAGGCACCAGGGCATCCTGCTGCCGGCAACCTGGCGCAGCTCCAGGCCCGGCTCGAAGTCGACCCTGACCGCGAACTTGTTGAGTTCATGCAGGAGATTGGGCACCGCCTTGGGCGTTCCGTTGGCGGAATTGTGAATCTTTTGGGTATTGGGACGATTATCATAGCGGGCGAAACCACCTGTCTGTGGCCCGCCATGAGTGAGGGTTTCAACCGCGGCTTGCATGGAACGGTACTCAAGTTTTTGCACCCGGTGGAAGTCACGGTCAAGACGTGGACTGAATCAGAAGACGCGGTGGGAGCGGCCGGGTTGGCTTTGCACAATGCCATCAGTCTCAATGTTCCACTTCATGCCCGTGGCCGCCTTCCCCAGACGGCCACGGAGTAG